Proteins encoded within one genomic window of Microbacterium sp. zg-B185:
- a CDS encoding MFS transporter, producing the protein MKKWSVVLILSAAQFVMVLDGTVMNVSISTVVADLHSTVTAMQSAITFYTLTMASVMLLGAKLGDVWGRRRALVIGSLIYSAGSLTTALSPNMAVLFLGWSIFEGLGAVLVIPAVAALIADNYDGRDRITAFAVIGAVSGGAVAAGPLIGGFITTYLNWRWVFAGEVVIMIIVVLFAGRIGETSSRRSIRIDLLSVLMSAAGLVAVVYGMLQTKTWGWIVPLHSPEVDGVEIAPLGISLSAWLILAGIVLLVLFFSRQRHLVAAGREPLLHVDLLSIRQLRSGLSVLGAQYAITAGLFFMVPVYLQMTLGLDALETGVRIFPLSVSLIVFSFVGTRLSSRWSPRRIVRIGQWILVASSILLLTAVEPQLAGLAFGAGMFFAGTALGLLASQLGNVNMSAVTEKDTSEVGGLQGVFQNLGSSLGTALIGSILIGALATSFAGGVGASDLSEQTKSIVDERTEGGVAIVPASSVDTIAGEAGLDSDDATTLEQIYVDSQLTSLRIALFGLIVLAVLSLLVSRGIPNQVPLPRAAAQPAPPG; encoded by the coding sequence ATGAAGAAGTGGTCCGTCGTCCTGATCCTCAGCGCGGCCCAGTTCGTGATGGTCCTGGACGGCACGGTGATGAACGTGTCGATCTCGACGGTGGTGGCCGATCTGCACAGCACGGTCACCGCTATGCAGTCGGCGATCACGTTCTACACCCTGACCATGGCATCGGTGATGCTGCTGGGCGCCAAGCTCGGCGACGTCTGGGGTCGCCGCCGCGCGCTCGTGATCGGCTCCCTGATCTATTCCGCCGGCTCACTGACCACGGCGCTGAGCCCGAACATGGCGGTGCTGTTCCTGGGCTGGTCGATCTTCGAGGGGCTCGGCGCCGTCCTGGTGATCCCCGCGGTGGCCGCACTGATCGCCGACAACTACGACGGCCGGGATCGGATCACCGCATTCGCGGTGATCGGGGCGGTCTCCGGTGGCGCGGTGGCTGCGGGACCGCTGATCGGGGGCTTCATCACGACGTACCTCAACTGGCGGTGGGTGTTCGCCGGCGAGGTCGTCATCATGATCATCGTGGTGCTCTTCGCCGGGCGCATCGGCGAAACGTCCTCGCGCCGCAGCATCCGGATCGATCTGCTGAGTGTGCTGATGTCCGCGGCCGGCCTGGTGGCGGTCGTGTACGGGATGCTGCAGACCAAGACCTGGGGATGGATCGTGCCGCTGCACTCCCCCGAGGTCGACGGCGTCGAGATCGCTCCGCTCGGCATCTCGTTGAGCGCGTGGCTCATCCTCGCCGGCATCGTGCTGCTCGTCCTGTTCTTCTCCCGACAGCGTCACCTGGTCGCGGCCGGCCGCGAGCCGCTCCTGCACGTGGACCTGCTCTCCATCCGGCAGCTGCGCAGCGGGCTGAGCGTTCTGGGCGCGCAGTACGCGATCACCGCCGGCCTGTTCTTCATGGTGCCGGTGTACCTGCAGATGACCCTGGGACTGGATGCGCTGGAGACCGGCGTGCGGATCTTCCCGCTCTCGGTCTCGCTGATCGTCTTCTCATTCGTGGGAACCCGGTTGTCGTCGCGATGGTCCCCGCGCCGGATCGTGCGAATCGGCCAGTGGATCCTGGTCGCCAGCTCGATCCTGCTGCTGACCGCCGTGGAGCCACAGCTGGCCGGCCTCGCCTTCGGTGCCGGCATGTTCTTCGCGGGGACGGCGCTGGGACTGCTGGCCTCTCAGCTGGGCAACGTCAACATGTCGGCCGTGACCGAGAAGGACACCAGCGAGGTCGGCGGTCTGCAAGGCGTGTTCCAGAACCTCGGCTCCTCTCTGGGCACCGCGCTGATCGGCTCGATCCTGATCGGCGCCCTGGCCACCTCTTTCGCCGGCGGGGTGGGCGCCAGCGACCTGTCCGAGCAGACGAAGTCGATCGTCGACGAGCGCACCGAGGGTGGCGTCGCGATCGTGCCTGCCTCGAGCGTCGACACGATCGCCGGCGAGGCGGGGCTGGACAGCGACGACGCCACCACGCTCGAGCAGATCTACGTGGATTCGCAGCTCACATCGCTGCGGATTGCTCTGTTCGGTCTGATCGTGCTGGCCGTCCTCTCGCTGCTGGTCTCGCGTGGCATCCCGAACCAGGTGCCGCTCCCGCGCGCGGCGGCTCAGCCGGCTCCCCCGGGCTAG
- a CDS encoding inorganic phosphate transporter, translating into METATLIVVLVIGLALFFDFTNGFHDTANAMATPIATGALKPKVAVLLAAVLNLVGAFLSTEVSKTISHGIIREDEINSAAFLPLIFAGLIGAVTWNMLTWLLGLPSSSSHALFGGLIGATLVGAGWMAIDYGVVLGKVILPAVLAPLTAGLIAFAATRIAYAITRRYDSKPDGRDGFRWGQIFTSSLVALAHGTNDAQKTMGVITLTLIIAGWQSTTQDDPQLWVILACGITIALGTYMGGWRIIRTLGKGLTDVKPAQGFSAESSTAATILASSALGFALSTTQVASGSVIGSGLGRRGSKVRWRTVGRIMIGWLLTLPAAGAVGGLAALVVAWLGGWGILIDAVAAVAIILTIFLLSRRNAVTASNAMSEVAESGTAVKVKRNPPPTRRQRASMRSAPRRAEPPLRTDAPTKTEVLLTPEAPRKEESK; encoded by the coding sequence GTGGAAACCGCAACCCTGATCGTCGTGCTGGTCATCGGACTGGCACTGTTCTTCGACTTCACGAACGGCTTCCACGACACCGCGAATGCGATGGCGACGCCCATCGCCACCGGTGCACTCAAGCCCAAGGTCGCGGTGCTGCTTGCCGCGGTCCTGAATCTGGTCGGCGCCTTCCTGTCCACCGAGGTGTCCAAGACCATCTCGCACGGCATCATCCGCGAGGACGAGATCAATTCCGCGGCGTTCCTGCCGCTGATCTTCGCGGGCCTGATCGGCGCGGTCACCTGGAACATGCTCACGTGGCTGCTCGGCCTGCCGTCCAGCTCCTCGCACGCGCTGTTCGGCGGCCTGATCGGGGCGACGCTGGTCGGGGCCGGCTGGATGGCCATCGACTACGGCGTGGTGCTCGGGAAGGTGATCCTGCCCGCGGTGCTCGCGCCGCTCACCGCCGGGCTGATCGCCTTCGCCGCCACCCGGATCGCGTACGCCATCACCCGGCGCTACGACTCCAAACCCGACGGACGCGACGGCTTCCGCTGGGGTCAGATCTTCACCTCATCGCTGGTGGCACTCGCGCACGGCACGAACGACGCGCAGAAGACGATGGGCGTGATCACCCTGACCTTGATCATCGCGGGCTGGCAGAGCACCACGCAGGACGACCCGCAGCTGTGGGTCATCCTCGCCTGCGGCATCACCATCGCGCTCGGAACGTACATGGGCGGCTGGCGGATCATCCGCACGCTGGGCAAGGGCCTGACGGACGTCAAACCAGCACAGGGCTTCTCGGCCGAATCCTCCACGGCAGCGACGATCCTCGCCTCCAGCGCGCTCGGCTTCGCCCTCTCCACGACACAGGTCGCCTCCGGATCGGTCATCGGGTCGGGACTGGGACGGCGCGGCTCGAAGGTCCGCTGGCGGACCGTGGGCCGGATCATGATCGGATGGCTCCTGACCCTGCCCGCAGCGGGTGCGGTCGGTGGACTGGCCGCGCTGGTCGTCGCCTGGCTGGGCGGGTGGGGCATTCTGATCGACGCGGTCGCCGCCGTCGCGATCATCTTGACGATCTTCCTGCTGTCCCGGCGCAACGCCGTCACGGCATCCAACGCGATGAGCGAGGTGGCGGAGTCCGGAACGGCCGTGAAGGTCAAGCGCAACCCGCCGCCCACCCGTCGGCAGCGGGCGTCCATGCGCTCCGCGCCGCGGAGAGCCGAGCCTCCGCTGAGGACCGACGCCCCGACGAAGACCGAGGTGCTCCTGACCCCCGAGGCTCCCCGCAAGGAGGAGTCGAAATGA
- a CDS encoding peptidase yields MTLTIDWLAFIEVFVAALLAAVVVVGSYSLGLRLLVRAGRVPVVAPAEFTDAIAVITEKESKRAAKAAAKSARKSPLTAQQRQVAAVGAYACFVLCGLAVLGGLMLIILTR; encoded by the coding sequence ATGACCCTGACCATCGACTGGCTGGCGTTCATCGAGGTCTTCGTCGCCGCACTGCTGGCCGCTGTCGTCGTGGTGGGCTCCTACTCGCTGGGGCTGCGTCTTCTCGTGCGCGCCGGCCGCGTGCCGGTCGTCGCGCCGGCGGAATTCACCGATGCGATCGCGGTCATCACCGAGAAGGAGTCCAAGCGCGCAGCCAAGGCCGCAGCCAAATCGGCCCGGAAAAGCCCTCTGACGGCGCAGCAGCGCCAGGTCGCGGCGGTCGGCGCCTACGCCTGCTTCGTGCTGTGCGGGCTCGCCGTGCTCGGCGGCCTGATGCTGATCATCCTCACCCGCTGA
- a CDS encoding phosphodiesterase: MDEASVQFGQYAPALRTIVHLSDTHLLAGNVPLGGHYDAGANLHRTLTAVERLGIRPDAIVFTGDLTDLGEPEAYAALRGAVEPLAERLGAPVVWVAGNHDERPALRRGLLDLEPTEQPVTGVRDLGGLRLVVLDTTVPGWHHGELDESQLQWLRAVLSEPAPLGTLVAMHHPPLPSHLPLFDILELREQPRLAEVLAGTDVRGILAGHLHHSTNGTFAGIPVSVAAATCYTMNLARPAVDVNGMDAGQSFHLVHVYEDTITHAVVPVVDAPTGDYFSAEWVQRMAALTPAERLEAFSRKRRA; encoded by the coding sequence ATGGACGAGGCATCCGTGCAGTTCGGGCAGTACGCCCCCGCCCTGCGTACGATCGTGCACCTGAGCGACACGCACCTGCTGGCCGGGAACGTACCCCTGGGCGGGCACTACGACGCCGGCGCGAACCTGCACCGCACCCTCACGGCCGTCGAGCGTCTCGGGATCCGCCCCGATGCCATCGTCTTCACCGGCGACCTGACCGACCTCGGCGAGCCGGAGGCGTACGCGGCTCTGCGCGGCGCCGTGGAACCGCTCGCCGAGCGGCTCGGGGCGCCGGTGGTATGGGTGGCCGGCAATCACGACGAGCGTCCCGCCCTGCGCCGTGGCCTGCTCGACCTGGAGCCCACCGAGCAGCCCGTGACCGGCGTCCGGGACCTGGGCGGGCTGCGCCTGGTCGTGCTGGACACCACGGTGCCCGGCTGGCACCACGGGGAGCTGGACGAGTCCCAGCTGCAGTGGCTGCGGGCCGTGCTGTCCGAGCCGGCCCCCCTCGGCACACTCGTCGCGATGCACCACCCTCCGCTGCCCTCGCACCTGCCGCTGTTCGACATCCTCGAGCTGCGGGAGCAGCCGCGGTTGGCCGAGGTGCTTGCCGGCACCGACGTGCGCGGCATCCTGGCCGGTCATCTGCATCATTCGACGAACGGCACCTTCGCCGGAATCCCGGTCAGCGTCGCCGCGGCCACCTGTTACACGATGAACCTCGCGCGCCCGGCGGTGGATGTCAACGGGATGGATGCCGGACAGTCGTTCCACCTCGTCCATGTCTACGAGGACACCATCACGCACGCCGTCGTCCCGGTGGTGGACGCTCCGACCGGCGATTACTTCTCCGCGGAGTGGGTGCAGCGGATGGCCGCGCTGACCCCCGCCGAGAGGCTCGAGGCGTTCTCACGCAAACGCCGGGCGTGA
- a CDS encoding aspartate ammonia-lyase, with product MALDALTRTRTETDSLGSLEIPADAYWGIHTARALENFPISKRPISVYKDLVRGLAMVKQASARANREIGALDPAKADLIDRASQLVIDGQFHDQFVVGVIQGGAGTSTNMNANEVITNIALELAGRDKGDYAFLSPIDHTNRSQSTNDVYPTAIKVGLGLDLLTLLEELDLLRRAFLTKAVEFHDLLKVGRTQLQDAVPMTLGQEFHGFATTLGEDYSRLKENAYLLCEINMGATAIGTGITTHPDYGTAVLRHLREISGLDLDTATDLVESTSDTGAFMSFSSSLKRNAVKLSKICNDLRLLSSGPQAGFGEINLPARQAGSSIMPGKVNPVIPEVVNQVAFAVVGADMTVTMAVEAGQLQLNAFEPVIAHSLFQSITWMRRAMHTLRVNCVVGITANHERLGAMVGASVGVITALTPFIGYAAAAALAKTALLTGRNVADLVVEAGLMDRHDVIKQLSPARLSGLEIITAAIPVIPRSTPDPDPGVWAPDI from the coding sequence ATGGCTCTGGACGCACTGACGCGCACTCGCACCGAAACCGATTCGCTGGGCTCACTCGAGATCCCTGCCGATGCCTATTGGGGCATCCACACCGCACGGGCACTGGAGAACTTCCCGATCTCCAAACGCCCCATCTCCGTGTACAAGGACCTCGTCCGCGGCCTGGCGATGGTCAAGCAGGCCTCCGCCCGGGCGAACCGGGAGATCGGGGCGCTGGATCCGGCCAAGGCCGATCTCATCGACCGAGCGTCGCAGCTGGTCATCGACGGACAGTTCCACGACCAGTTCGTCGTGGGCGTCATCCAGGGCGGCGCGGGCACATCGACCAACATGAACGCGAACGAGGTGATCACCAACATCGCGCTCGAGCTGGCCGGCCGGGACAAGGGCGACTACGCGTTCCTGTCGCCGATCGATCACACCAACCGCAGCCAGTCCACCAACGACGTGTATCCCACTGCCATCAAGGTCGGTCTCGGACTGGATCTGCTCACGCTGCTGGAGGAGCTGGATCTGCTGCGCCGGGCGTTTCTGACCAAGGCGGTCGAGTTCCACGACCTGCTCAAGGTGGGTCGCACGCAGCTGCAGGACGCCGTGCCGATGACGCTCGGGCAGGAGTTCCATGGGTTCGCGACGACCCTCGGTGAGGACTACAGCCGCCTCAAGGAGAACGCGTACCTGCTGTGCGAGATCAACATGGGGGCCACCGCGATCGGCACCGGCATCACCACGCACCCGGACTACGGAACGGCGGTCCTGCGCCATCTGCGTGAGATCAGCGGGCTGGACCTGGACACTGCCACCGATCTTGTCGAATCGACCAGTGACACCGGCGCGTTCATGTCCTTCTCGTCCTCGCTCAAACGCAACGCCGTCAAGCTGTCCAAGATCTGCAATGATCTGCGGCTGCTCTCCAGCGGTCCGCAGGCCGGGTTCGGGGAGATAAACCTGCCGGCCCGCCAGGCCGGCTCGAGCATCATGCCCGGCAAGGTCAACCCGGTGATCCCCGAGGTCGTCAACCAGGTGGCCTTCGCCGTGGTCGGCGCCGACATGACCGTCACCATGGCAGTGGAGGCGGGTCAGCTGCAGCTGAATGCGTTCGAACCGGTGATCGCCCACTCGCTCTTCCAGTCCATCACCTGGATGCGGCGGGCCATGCACACGCTGCGCGTCAACTGCGTGGTGGGCATCACCGCCAACCACGAGCGTCTGGGTGCGATGGTCGGTGCCTCCGTCGGCGTCATCACTGCGCTCACGCCGTTCATCGGCTATGCGGCGGCGGCTGCTCTGGCCAAGACGGCGCTGCTGACCGGACGCAATGTCGCCGATCTGGTCGTCGAGGCCGGGCTGATGGATCGCCATGACGTGATCAAGCAGCTCTCTCCGGCACGCCTGTCGGGTCTGGAGATCATCACCGCCGCGATCCCCGTCATACCGCGGTCGACCCCGGATCCCGACCCGGGCGTGTGGGCGCCGGACATCTGA
- a CDS encoding DUF4190 domain-containing protein — protein MTDPQPPDVPAPNDYNRPPAPPAYNAPPPANQPAYGQQSYSAAPPAPYGDPANPTIPGKTMGIVAFILSFFVQLVALILGIVALVQSRKAGYPNGWALAAIIISSVLIVIGIIVAIFLFIAFGAAAAEYARLCAEYGSGVHEINGVTVTLTCS, from the coding sequence ATGACCGATCCACAGCCCCCGGACGTCCCGGCCCCCAACGACTACAACCGGCCCCCCGCGCCCCCCGCCTACAACGCGCCGCCGCCGGCCAATCAACCCGCCTACGGGCAGCAGTCCTACTCGGCAGCGCCTCCGGCACCGTACGGCGACCCGGCGAACCCGACCATTCCCGGCAAGACCATGGGCATCGTCGCGTTCATCCTGTCGTTCTTCGTCCAGCTCGTCGCGCTGATCCTCGGCATCGTCGCTCTCGTGCAGAGCCGCAAGGCCGGATACCCGAACGGCTGGGCGCTGGCCGCGATCATCATCAGCTCGGTGCTGATCGTGATCGGCATCATCGTCGCGATCTTCCTGTTCATCGCTTTCGGAGCGGCTGCCGCGGAGTACGCGCGTCTGTGCGCGGAGTACGGCAGCGGTGTCCACGAGATCAACGGCGTCACCGTGACGCTGACCTGTTCGTAA
- a CDS encoding fumarylacetoacetate hydrolase family protein, with product MRFAHVTLPACEEPRLAVVQGETAILVEDLFAGAPRYLEELIAGGDELLDRVRDASSHDGPRHPLADVGFASAVLTPPVVLAIGLNYSAHSSELGLQTDSTPTVFVLWPNSLSGHDKTTTWPRSLSESIDYEAELGVIIGTPAKDVSPEDALSHVWGYTVVNDITARDIQYSEAQWSRCKSFDGFTPTGPFVVTADEVPDPQDLHIWTVVDGHTLQDASTSQMVRPVATLVSHLSTSATLLPGTLISTGSPGGAGYSRDPQVFLRDRSTVTVGIDGIGALTTHCRILD from the coding sequence ATGCGTTTCGCCCATGTGACCCTGCCTGCGTGCGAAGAGCCGAGGCTTGCGGTGGTGCAGGGAGAGACGGCGATCCTCGTCGAGGATCTCTTCGCCGGCGCCCCCCGCTATCTGGAGGAGCTCATCGCCGGCGGCGACGAACTGCTCGATCGAGTGCGGGATGCCTCGTCCCACGACGGCCCTCGGCATCCGCTCGCCGATGTCGGATTCGCCTCCGCGGTGCTCACTCCCCCGGTGGTGCTGGCGATCGGGCTGAACTACTCGGCGCACTCCAGCGAGCTGGGGCTGCAGACGGATTCCACGCCCACCGTGTTCGTGCTCTGGCCCAACTCGCTCAGCGGACACGACAAGACCACGACCTGGCCGCGGTCCCTCAGCGAGTCCATCGACTACGAGGCGGAGCTGGGCGTGATCATCGGCACCCCGGCGAAGGACGTCTCACCGGAGGACGCCCTGTCCCACGTGTGGGGCTACACCGTGGTCAACGACATCACCGCGCGCGACATCCAGTACTCCGAGGCGCAGTGGTCGCGCTGCAAGTCCTTCGACGGGTTCACCCCCACCGGACCGTTCGTGGTGACGGCCGACGAGGTCCCCGATCCGCAGGACCTGCACATCTGGACGGTCGTGGATGGACACACGCTTCAGGACGCCTCGACCAGCCAGATGGTGCGCCCGGTGGCCACGCTGGTCTCGCACCTGTCCACGTCGGCCACGCTGCTGCCCGGCACGCTGATCTCGACCGGGAGCCCCGGGGGTGCCGGGTACTCCCGCGACCCGCAGGTGTTCCTGCGGGACCGTTCCACGGTGACCGTGGGCATCGACGGCATCGGCGCCCTGACGACGCATTGCCGCATCCTGGACTGA
- a CDS encoding PrsW family glutamic-type intramembrane protease — protein MTNPPGPFDARTPSARPSLTPPAFASPLAQPRVAPGASIPVATASPAVVPVPPRKGRTAPVWISGILVLILVGLVGYFLNAIGPGASIIGMILAFVPLVAVLLAVRIIDRWEPEPKGLLLFAVAWGAIAAVGITLGVDILITMILGADDSQIRDAFAAVVQAPLVEEFAKGLGVYLIFLTARRAFDGPIDGVVYGALVGAGFAFTENIQYFAISLIEGGVGDVSVTFFVRGILSPFAHVMFTSVTGFALGLAARRGARGGRAAGPWVLGVLGATALHALWNGSAVFGDFFALYLTLQVPLFVGFILGIIALRREEARLTRARLGDYATAGWFTPQEVDMLATAPGRRAALAWARTLRGDRTAIMKEFISDATALAAARQRAISGRDADAREDEHVLLARTRAARAAMFAP, from the coding sequence ATGACGAATCCACCGGGCCCGTTCGACGCCCGGACGCCCTCCGCCCGACCGTCCCTCACCCCGCCGGCGTTCGCCTCCCCGCTCGCGCAGCCCCGCGTGGCCCCCGGCGCGTCGATCCCGGTCGCCACGGCCTCGCCGGCGGTCGTGCCGGTACCCCCGCGGAAGGGACGCACGGCGCCGGTGTGGATCAGCGGCATCCTCGTACTGATCCTGGTCGGGCTGGTCGGCTACTTCCTCAACGCCATCGGTCCCGGCGCGTCGATCATCGGCATGATCCTCGCGTTCGTCCCCCTCGTCGCGGTGCTGCTGGCGGTGCGCATCATCGACCGATGGGAGCCGGAGCCCAAGGGGCTGCTGCTGTTCGCGGTGGCCTGGGGCGCGATCGCCGCAGTCGGCATCACCCTGGGTGTCGACATCCTGATCACGATGATCCTGGGCGCGGACGACTCGCAGATCCGGGACGCGTTCGCCGCCGTCGTGCAGGCACCCCTCGTCGAGGAGTTCGCGAAGGGCCTCGGGGTCTACCTGATCTTCCTGACCGCGCGTCGCGCCTTCGACGGTCCCATCGACGGCGTCGTCTACGGCGCCCTGGTGGGGGCCGGCTTCGCCTTCACCGAGAACATCCAGTACTTCGCCATCAGCCTCATCGAGGGCGGCGTGGGCGATGTCTCGGTGACCTTCTTCGTGCGCGGCATCCTGTCCCCGTTCGCGCACGTGATGTTCACCAGCGTCACCGGCTTCGCCCTCGGACTCGCGGCCCGGCGCGGCGCACGCGGCGGCCGGGCGGCGGGGCCATGGGTGCTGGGCGTGCTCGGCGCGACGGCGCTGCATGCGCTGTGGAACGGCTCCGCCGTGTTCGGCGACTTCTTCGCCCTCTATCTGACGCTGCAGGTTCCGCTGTTCGTCGGATTCATCCTCGGCATCATCGCGCTGCGACGTGAGGAAGCACGGCTGACCCGGGCGCGGCTGGGCGACTACGCCACGGCGGGATGGTTCACCCCGCAGGAGGTGGACATGCTCGCGACCGCGCCCGGCCGGCGCGCGGCGCTGGCGTGGGCGCGCACTCTGCGCGGAGACCGCACCGCGATCATGAAGGAGTTCATCTCCGACGCCACGGCGCTCGCGGCAGCACGCCAGCGCGCGATCAGCGGCCGCGATGCCGACGCGCGCGAAGACGAGCACGTCCTGCTGGCGCGGACCCGGGCGGCCCGCGCGGCGATGTTCGCGCCCTGA
- a CDS encoding FKBP-type peptidyl-prolyl cis-trans isomerase, translating to MTDDRTKPEIDAPQGPAPEELVIRDLIVGDGAEAKPGDTVTVHYAGVEYETGEEFDSSWNRGESIQFPLRGLIQGWQDGIPGMKVGGRRELVIPPELAYGPAGGHFLGGKTLIFVIDLIAVG from the coding sequence ATGACAGATGACCGCACCAAGCCCGAGATCGACGCGCCCCAGGGTCCGGCCCCCGAAGAACTGGTCATCCGTGACCTGATCGTCGGAGACGGCGCCGAGGCCAAGCCCGGCGACACCGTGACCGTCCACTACGCGGGTGTCGAGTACGAGACCGGCGAGGAATTCGACTCCTCGTGGAATCGCGGCGAGAGCATCCAGTTCCCCCTGCGCGGCCTCATCCAGGGGTGGCAGGACGGCATCCCCGGCATGAAGGTGGGCGGACGCCGCGAACTGGTGATCCCCCCGGAGCTGGCATACGGCCCGGCCGGGGGACACTTCCTCGGTGGCAAGACGCTGATCTTCGTGATCGATCTGATCGCCGTCGGCTGA
- a CDS encoding YceI family protein → MTDATTLDVPGYRPGTWELDPSHSEVGFTVRHMMISKVRGAFGIKRATLIAPENPLEAKVEAHVDATSLDTKDEGRDAHLRSADFFDVETYPSIDFVSTGVRVEKGEMLVDGDLTIRDVTKPVTFEFDFGGFGADPWGNYKAGATATTVINREDFGLTWNAALETGGVLVGKDVTITLDLQGAIQA, encoded by the coding sequence ATGACCGACGCCACCACGCTCGACGTTCCCGGCTACCGCCCCGGCACCTGGGAGCTGGACCCCAGCCACAGCGAGGTCGGTTTCACCGTCCGCCACATGATGATCTCCAAGGTGCGCGGCGCCTTCGGCATCAAGCGCGCGACGCTGATCGCGCCGGAGAACCCGCTCGAGGCCAAGGTGGAGGCCCACGTCGACGCCACTTCGCTGGACACGAAGGACGAGGGTCGCGACGCTCACCTGCGTTCGGCGGACTTTTTCGACGTGGAGACCTACCCCTCCATCGACTTCGTATCCACCGGCGTGCGCGTCGAAAAGGGCGAGATGCTCGTCGACGGCGACCTCACCATCCGCGACGTCACCAAGCCGGTCACCTTCGAGTTCGACTTCGGCGGTTTCGGAGCAGACCCGTGGGGCAACTACAAGGCGGGGGCGACGGCCACGACGGTCATCAACCGTGAGGACTTCGGCCTGACCTGGAACGCCGCGCTGGAGACCGGCGGAGTCCTCGTCGGCAAGGACGTCACCATCACGCTCGACCTGCAGGGTGCCATCCAGGCGTGA
- a CDS encoding DUF2776 domain-containing protein, with protein MNYGISILFRAIPLLMGAVCLGFGLYVLSGGDDAGHFVAGHVLIALTAICIALFTTAAIIIRQITDTFAGAWKIILPIVGYSVATATVAWGLWLRSDTSSASFVAGHVVFGVGLVAACVSTVGAASSAFTLIPRNAAGSHGDGVPAEAYGRPMAWALLGVPVAATLIAGVWAVVLLVGGARADHFVAGHVLLGLTAICSSLIALVGTVVRQVRNQFDEPERWSWSVWVLIMGAATAAWGLFVLFSSDRPERVAPGCILLGLGMICFSIISKVWLLASVWRREFPLADRVPIIPVMTCLACLFFAAFLAEAATTDPNFFVPARVLTGLGAVCFTLFSIVSILEAGTSKKK; from the coding sequence ATGAATTACGGAATCAGCATCCTGTTCCGCGCCATCCCCCTCCTGATGGGGGCGGTCTGCCTGGGATTCGGGCTCTACGTCCTGAGCGGCGGTGACGACGCCGGCCATTTCGTGGCCGGGCACGTCCTGATCGCGCTGACGGCGATCTGCATCGCGCTGTTCACCACGGCGGCGATCATCATCCGTCAGATCACGGACACCTTCGCCGGCGCCTGGAAGATCATCCTTCCCATCGTGGGATACAGCGTCGCGACCGCAACCGTGGCGTGGGGCCTGTGGCTGCGCTCAGACACATCGTCCGCGTCCTTCGTCGCCGGGCACGTCGTCTTCGGCGTCGGGCTGGTCGCCGCGTGCGTGTCCACCGTGGGCGCAGCATCCAGCGCATTCACGCTGATCCCGCGAAACGCCGCGGGCAGTCACGGCGATGGCGTGCCCGCAGAAGCATACGGCCGCCCGATGGCATGGGCACTGCTCGGCGTCCCCGTGGCGGCGACACTCATCGCCGGAGTCTGGGCGGTGGTACTGCTGGTGGGCGGCGCCCGCGCCGATCACTTCGTCGCAGGCCACGTGCTTCTTGGGCTCACTGCGATCTGCTCGAGCCTGATCGCGCTCGTGGGCACGGTCGTGCGCCAGGTGCGCAACCAGTTCGATGAACCCGAGCGCTGGTCGTGGTCGGTGTGGGTCCTGATCATGGGAGCGGCCACTGCGGCGTGGGGGCTGTTTGTGCTGTTCAGCTCCGATCGCCCTGAGCGAGTGGCTCCCGGCTGCATCCTCCTGGGACTGGGGATGATCTGCTTCAGCATCATCTCGAAGGTCTGGTTGCTGGCCTCTGTGTGGCGTCGAGAGTTCCCCCTGGCTGACAGGGTCCCCATCATTCCGGTCATGACGTGTTTGGCATGCCTGTTCTTTGCCGCTTTTCTGGCCGAGGCCGCGACGACCGACCCGAACTTCTTCGTCCCCGCACGCGTCCTCACCGGGCTCGGCGCGGTGTGCTTCACGTTGTTCTCGATCGTGTCGATTCTGGAGGCGGGCACGTCCAAGAAGAAGTGA